The following proteins are co-located in the Plasmodium vinckei vinckei genome assembly, chromosome: PVVCY_11 genome:
- a CDS encoding ERCC4 domain-containing protein, putative, giving the protein MDKLKILFSDNLKSGKLYSDLRLFLENETDGANDVRYSEMLDYEHINMLCESIPFNNICLIYTNYLYKSHFVRTYEKKKKINEASTHYKDTDFTYSEDEFSTLDINPYSLALILLIVDSNYLEDQYKGEENNITYQIKRLREKYGSVRIICIFIGVREFLNIIDYTKHPQIFYEKNDNIIFNNKHLDRFIASLLIQYNVDTVEIENSTDIHKYIFKCCKYLHQSKIRKLNSYFKVKPAGIMSQFKNDNLNENKTYYTWVSQLMQITGISQDIAMRIAEEFSTPYDLIIHFKKINDEECLKDLIISSAYGERKLGKALSRKIYRIFSPNSNPYNAVS; this is encoded by the coding sequence ATGGATAAGCTAAAAATTCTTTTCAGTGACAACTTAAAAAGTGGAAAACTTTATTCTGATTTAAGGTTGTTCTTAGAAAATGAAACGGACGGAGCAAATGATGTCAGATATAGTGAAATGTTAGATTATgagcatataaatatgcttTGTGAATCAATtccttttaataatatatgccttatatatacaaattatttatataaatcgCATTTTGTGCGtacatatgaaaaaaaaaaaaaaataaatgaagcTTCAACTCATTATAAAGATACAGATTTTACATATTCAGAAGACGAATTTAGCACATTAGATATAAATCCTTATTCCCTtgcattaatattattaatagttGATTCCAATTATTTAGAAGATCAATATAAAggtgaagaaaataatataacttatcaaataaaaaggcTTCGAGAGAAATATGGGAGCGTTagaataatatgtatatttataggaGTACgagaatttttaaatattatagacTATACCAAACACCctcaaatattttatgaaaaaaatgataatataatttttaataataaacatttaGATAGATTTATTGCATCATTACTTATCCAGTATAATGTTGATACAGTCGAAATAGAAAATTCAACtgatatacataaatatatttttaaatgttgTAAATATTTGCATCAATCAAAAATTCGAAAACTTAATTCATACTTTAAAGTAAAACCGGCAGGAATAATGAgccaatttaaaaatgacaatttaaatgaaaataaaacgTATTATACTTGGGTATCCCAATTAATGCAAATCACTGGTATATCTCAAGACATAGCCATGAGAATAGCTGAAGAATTTAGCACCCCTTATGATttaattatacattttaaaaaaataaatgatgaaGAATGTTTAAAAGACTTAATTATTAGTTCAGCATATGGAGAAAGGAAGTTAGGGAAAGCGTTGTCACGAAAAATATACAGAATTTTTTCTCCGAATTCCAATCCTTATAATGCTGTTTCATAA
- a CDS encoding asparagine--tRNA ligase, putative, which yields MRIFFIHFFYLGSLIFLLVKCINKIPREIKKNNILMCDVLKKQQKLWRPWKIKSHKINTFFLNNHDKMIYAFNKGIANGHNFVRTHPGGMRLFSTEKVGRTKIKELYNLEINNSEKKNYKICGWIKSVRTVGKSGFAFVDINDGSHYKNFQVVIDSGISNYQNVLKASRDDAIECFGELKCPIGKKQKVELSVYDSEKKHYIKLFKELSTDNLATSPSNTSASNITNANTNNDETCNTTYDNENMGVLERENYEQSEKIEEEKSEIGLKDVYMISKKYHTKEYLRNFPHLRGRTKLYSSIFRLKSDLIMETFNYFKKKNYTYINTPILTSNDCEGGGELFHVTTSPNKNQKGETDTENVDSINEKKQFFKKPCYLNVSSQLALECLCCSIGDVFTINQSFRAENSNTSRHLSEFLMLEVELAFSDLNNIISESENYIKEMINFVLHKSEDIEYINEHHDQNIKKNLEEILKKPFIIITHEEAIQILKKRNNSNATNFDLSESDISFEDQKYLTNIHFKSPVVIINYPDSIKPFYMKLNNDKKTVSCMDVIFPNIGEIAGGSERETNLNILKEQMKKNKLNIDLYNPYLELRKYGNIPHSGFGLGIDRLIMYILSISNIRDVVPFPRYPNYLFM from the exons atgagaatttttttcattcattttttttatttgggttcacttatatttttactagTAAAAtgcattaataaaatacccagagaaataaaaaaaaataacattttaatGTGTGacgtattaaaaaaacaacagAAATTATGGCGGCCTTGGAAAATAAAGTcacataaaattaatacattttttttaaataatcatGATAAAATGATCTATGCCTTTAACAAAGGAATTGCGAATGGGCACAACTTCGTTCGAACACACCCTGGGGGTATGCGTCTATTTTCCACCGAAAAAG TTGGAAGAaccaaaataaaagaattgtataatttagaaataaataattctgaaaaaaaaaactataaaatatgtggATGGATTAAATCCGTTCGAACAGTGGGGAAAAGTGGTTTTGCCTTTGTTGACATTAATGATGGGTCTCACTACAAAAATTTCCAAGTGGTTATTGATTCAGGAATTTCaaattatcaaaatgttttaaaggCATCAAGAGATGATGCTATAGAATGCTTTGGAGAGTTGAAATGCCCAAtaggaaaaaaacaaaaagtgGAATTGTCTGTTTATGattcagaaaaaaaacattatataaaactttttaaagAATTGAGCACCGACAATTTGGCTACCAGTCCCAGTAATACATCCGCTAGCAATATTACCAATGCAAATACAAACAATGATGAAACATGTAATACAACTtatgataatgaaaatatgggGGTGTTAGAAAGGGAAAATTATGAGCAATCTGAAAAAattgaagaagaaaaaagtgaaattGGGCTTAAAGATGTTTATATGATCTCTAAAAAGTATCATAcaaaagaatatttaaGAAACTTTCCACATTTAAGAGGtagaacaaaattatatagtaGCATATTTCGGTTAAAGTCCGATTTAATTATGGAaacttttaattattttaaaaaaaaaaattatacatatattaatacacCTATATTAACGAGTAATGATTGTGAAGGAGGGGGAGAATTATTTCATGTTACTACCTCTCCAAACAAAAATCAAAAAGGAGAAACCGATACAGAAAATGTAGATtctataaatgaaaaaaagcaattttttaaaaaaccaTGTTATTTAAATGTATCAAGCCAATTGGCATTGGAATGTTTATGTTGTTCTATTGGAGATGTATTTACTATAAATCAATCTTTTCGAGCAGAAAATTCAAACACATCTAGACATTTAAGTGAATTTCTTATGTTAGAAGTAGAGCTAGCTTTTTctgatttaaataatataatttcagAATcggaaaattatattaaagagatgattaattttgttttacaCAAATCAGAAGatattgaatatataaatgagcATCATGATcaaaacattaaaaaaaatttagaagaaattttaaaaaaaccatttataataataacacaTGAAGAAGCAATccaaatattgaaaaaaagaaataattcGAATGCTACTAATTTTGATCTTTCAGAATCAGATATATCATTTGAAGATCAAAAATATCTTacaaatatacattttaaatCTCCTGTagttattattaattatccAGATAGCATAAAAccattttatatgaaattaaataatgataaaaaaacagtTTCTTGTATGGATGTAATTTTTCCAAATATTGGAGAGATTGCAGGGGGATCAGAAAGagaaacaaatttaaatatattaaaagaacaaatgaaaaaaaataaattaaacattgatttatataatccTTATCTTGAATTAAgaaaatatggaaatattCCTCATTCGGGATTCGGGTTAGGAATCGATCGGTTAATTATGTACATTTTATCGATATCTAACATACGCGATGTTGTGCCTTTTCCTAGGTATCCAAATTATCTCTTTATGTAa